Part of the Acidobacteriota bacterium genome is shown below.
CTCGCCGGAGAGCAGCGATTGCAACGTATAGCGAACATCCTGCGCTCGTAGAGGCCGGCCATCGTGGAATCGGACGTCATTTCGCAGATGAAAAACATGTGTAAGTGGATCAGGTGATTCCCAGTGAGTTGCCAATGCTGGCTGCAATTGAGAGTGGTCGTTGCGACGTAGCAGGCTATCAAAGATTAGTTCGCCAATTCGCTCGGACTGCGCGTCCGTACCGACGCGAGGGTCGAGGCTAATGGGGCTCGACTCGATTAGCATTACGACAGTGCCAGGGTCGCGTTTTGATTGACATCCCGTGGAGATCAAAATTGATAAAAGTACAGACCAAGCAACACCCATATACTTCCGTTGTACAAAGCCCACAATTGAATTAAGTAACTTCATCGCTACTGGTAATCTACTCTACTTTTTTGGCCAAGAATAATTTTCCCCAATATCGCCGGATGATTCGCACCCGTAGCGCTTGGAAGACTCGAGACCTCTTGATGAAAGGTTTGATAGGCCAGCATTGCGAAAGCTGTCGCTTCCTTTGCCTTGGAAGGAATCGCCGAGTTTTCGGTATTGATGATGCGTATCGGCATGGTCGCACCGGACTTCCTTGTAGCCTCCTGTAAGCGAATTCCCAGTTGGTTCATCAGGAATGGGTTGTTGACACCCCCACCGGATACAAAGCACTCCCTGATCGGGAACTGAGTTAACACGAACTTTCCAATTGCATGAGCAATCGTCTCTGCTGTGAACGCCGTTACTGTCGCCAAAGCATCCATCAATGAACCACCGCTCCCGCCGATCTTTCTCACAAAATGCTCCTGTAAGTAGTCAGCGCCGAACTGTTCGCGGCCGGTGGACTTTGGAGGCTTTCGGTTAAAGTACTTTTGTCGCACTAACTCACGAATCATCCGTTCACATATTTTTCCACGGGAGGCCATGAGTCCGTCGTGATCATAACGCAATCTTCCGTTAGTGGCTTTGGAAGCCAGGATATCCATTAGCATGTTGCCTGGCCCTGTATCGAATGCGAATACATCTTCTGATGGCGCGCCAGGCGGTATGGCCGTGAGGTTTGCAATCCCTCCGAGATTCAACGCAACCCGGCCGCGCGTTTTGTGGCGATAGATCAAGTAGTCGAAATAGGGAACCAGCGGAGCTCCCTGCCCGCCGCTGGCCATGTCGGACGGTCGGAAATCGGCGATGGTCGTGACTCCGGTTCGCTCTGCGATAATTGCCGGTTCGCCAATCTGAAATGTCGAGCGGACCTTGATGCCCAACTCATTCGATGATTTACTCTGATGATAAATTGTCTGCCCATGTGATCCGACTAGACCGACGGATGCAATGGGAATCCTGGAACGGCGGCATGTAGATAGGCAGGCCCGGGCGAATAACTCTCCCAACAGGAAATTAAGCTGAGAAATTTCTCCGGCCGAGGAGGCTTCCCCGCCCGCGATGGCAAGTATGCGGGTACGCACTGCGTCGCTGTATGGAAAAGATTGGAACGCTCGAAGTTTTACACGAGCATTCCATGCACGACCGCGAATCTCCACAATCGCAACATCGATCGCGTCGGCCGACGTCCCGCTCATCATTCCCGCTACCAGCATGGGTTGCACCTTTTTACTTGCCCGTGATCGCGGGACGCTGAGAGGAGTCCGCTATTCGCTTATCGATCAACTCGGTGAGTTGCTGCAAACGATTGCGCAAATCATTAAAGTCTCGTTCGGCTGCCTTCCCAGGAGTCGAAATTCCCAGGTGCCGCATTTTGGCAGCAGTGATTCGTGCAGCCACTTTCTCGATTAGTCCACGAAACTCCGTGGAGCGCTCCGCCTCGATGACGAGTGCGGTATGAACTTTCTCTACGTTCGCGGCGTTATGGCACACCAGTAAGATGTCGCAACCGGCGCGAATCGCGCCGACGGCTGCTTCTTCAATGGAACGACCGACCAGCGCGCCGCCCATCTCCAGATCATCGCAGACGATCAGCCCCTCATATCCAATTCGCTTGCGCAGCAACTGGTTGATGATGGCCGGGGACAACGTGGCGGGTCGCGGCGAGGTGGTCCCGCATAGTTCACGTTCCACCTCGGGATACCAGGCATGCGCCACCATGACCATCGGCAACTGGCCGGACAGCTCACGGTAGGGCAACAGGTCCTGATCCCAAAGCGCAGAAAGATTCTTTACGATGGTGGGCATTCCCATATGGGAGTCTATCGTGCCTCCTCCGAGTCCTGGAAAATGTTTGCCACATCCGATGATGCCCAACTTCTCGAGTCCATCCAGAAAGTCCTGTGCGAATAAAGCGACCCGTGTGGGTGACGACCCTGCCGTTCGGGTGCCCATGACTTCTTTCGATTCATCCGATCCCAGATCGAGAACTGGAGCGAAATCGACATTCAGAGAAAACGCCGCCAGTTCCCTGCCCGCCACTTCGCCCAATTCCGCTGCTAGCCCCGCCTGCACGGCCCGTTGCACCGAAGGCAGTGGCCCGATCAATTCGCGAAAGCGGTCCACCAAGCCGCCTTCAAGGTCGAGTGCCAGATAGGGGTGCGTGTCCGAAAGGAGCTCGCTAACTTGAGAAACTAGTATCGCAAACTGTTGTTCGTTTGCGATGTTGTGCTGGAAGAAAATTACGCCGCCTGGCTCAACCGTGCTTATCAAATCACGACACTCAGCACCCGCATCCTGACCCTCGATGCCGATAGTAAGAAGCTGTCCCGCTAGTTTGCGCAGTGGATTCATAGGAAGAAAGATTATATCTGAACTCCGTAGCCGCGCTTCCGTGGACATACAAAGTCGGGAGTGTAAACGATGGCACCATGGCTCCTTTCCATTTTCGCCAAGGTAATCAACGTGCCCGGTCAGCCTGAAGCGAAAATCACGCACCAGTGTCCCGCAGACCCCCTATAATCGAACTATCATTGACACTAAAAGGATCAGCGCATTTGCATGGCCATGAAAACCTGGCAAGACCTAAGACCTCTGTTTCCTTACTTGCGCCCCTATCGTCAGCGGTATCTGCTCGGCTTAGGATCGCTGCTGGCCGAAGTGTTTTTCTGGGTTGCCGTTCCACAGATCATCCGCTTCGCAATTGACGATCTCACGCAAGGCGTTAGTTCGGACAAATTAATTCAATACGCGGCCTTGCTGTTTGTGGCCGCGCTGTGCAAAGGTTTCTTCCTCTATTGGACGCGCATGATCATTATCGGAATTTCACGGGATGCTGAGTATGCGTTGCGCAACGATCTATATCGTCATTTGACGCGCCTGTCGCTCAGTTTCTTTCAGCGCAATCGGGTTGGTGATATCATGTCGCGCTCGACCAATGATTTAAATGCGGTGCGCATGCTCCTCGGCCCTGGCATCATGTATTCGGGCCGCACGCTGGTGATTATGGCCGGAGCGATCGCCATTATGGCCCACATCAGCCCCAAGCTGACACTCTACACATTCACACTCGCCCCCGTCATCGCCGGCATCGTAGTCTACTTTGGAAAACGTATTCATCACCGTTTCGAGGCCATCCAGGCGATGATGTCGGATATCAGCGCTCGTGTTCAGGAGAGTCTTGCGGGCATTCGCGTTCTTCGTGCATACGCGCAGGAGGAGTCAGACCTCGCCCAGTTTCAGACGCTCAATCGGGACTTCATGGAGCGGAATCGCAAACTGATTCGCGTCTGGGGGATGTTTTACCCCATCCTGGAAGTGCTTATGGGGTTGGTTACAGTTACGGTGCTGTGGGCTGGAGGGCGCGAAGTCGCACGGGGTGCAATCACCATTGGCGACTTTGTCGCCTTCAATGTTTATATGGCGCAACTGGCGTGGCCTATGGTGGCGCTGGGATGGGTGGTTAATCTGCACCAGCGCGGCCTAGCCTCACTCAAGAGACTCGATACCATTCTTAGCGAAGCCCCTGAGATAGCCGATGATCCGATGGCTCACCTCATTTCGATGCCAGCGCCGAAGGACGGCGTGTCGGAGCAAACCAAAGGTGCGTCGATTGAGTTTCGTAGCTTATCGTTTTCTTACAACGGCGTTCCGGCAACCAGTGCGGCGGCACTCTCGGAGCAAAGTGGGAAAGGAACGCAGAGTCGCAAGGACAGACGCGTTCTGCAGGAGATCAATCTGTTGATACCAGCGGGCAGCACGGTAGCTATTGTCGGACCAACTGGATGTGGCAAATCGACTCTGGTCAATCTGATTCCGCGTCTGTTCGAGGTACCCACCGGCACCATCCTGATCGACGGCGTGGAGATTCATCAATATCGCCTCGCCGACCTGCGCCGCATGATCGGCTTCGTGCCTCAGGAAACATTTTTGTTTAGTGAAACCGTTCGGGAGAATATCGCTTTTGGCGTCGAACAATCCAGTGAGGAAGAGGTCCGACAGGCAGCTGAAGTAGCCGGACTTCTCAGCGACATTGATGGCTTCCCGCGCGGTTTTGAAACCATGGTGGGAGAACGCGGCATTACTTTGTCAGGTGGTCAGAAGCAGCGAGCGGCTATTGCTCGTGCAGTAGTGCGTGACCCACGGATTGTGATTCTCGACGATGCGCTCTCCAGCGTGGACACTTACACGGAAGAGTTGATCCTCATGCGCCTGCAACGCGTTCTGCGCGGACGCACGGCTGTCATCATTTCGCACCGTACCTCCACTGTCAAGCATGCCGACCTGATTGTCGTTCTCGTGGACGGCGCGATTGTGGAGCGGGGGACTCACGCCGAGTTGATGCAGAGCGGGACATACTACCCGGAGCTTTATCAGAAGCAACTTCTTGAGGAAGAATTAGAGAAAGCATAGGAGTTCGGCAATGCGTGGAGGTGGCAGCGGCAGTGGCGGCGGTAAGCTGGCAGGCAGCCCTGGAAAGGGAGGCCAAGCCGGCAGGGGAGATCACCGCGAAGAGGAAGTATTGGGGAAAGCTTATGATAGCCGGCTCATGCGTAGGTTGCTGACGTATTTAATCCCTTACTGGCCAACCGTTCTAGTGGCTTCCCTGGCGATGATACTTCATTCGCTCCTGCAGGTCGTCGGGCCTTTCCTGACGAAGATCGCGGTGGATCGCTATCTGGTTGCTACTGACCGCCAACCTACTTTTCTTGATTCCTATTTAAGTCCCGAGTCGCTATCTGGATTAACTCAGATAACATTGCTATATTTCGCCACCTTGATTGTTCTTTTCGGACTGGAATATCTGCAGACGTATTTCATGCAAATGGTTGGCCAGCACGCCATGTTCGATCTGCGTTCGCAGATGTTCAGCCATCTGCACCGGCTCCCGACACAGTTTTTCGATCATAATCCCGTCGGCCGACTGGTAACCCGGATTACAGGCGACGTGGATGTGCTGAATGAGATGTTCACCTCCGGAGTGGTCGCCGTCTTCGGTGATTTCTTCTCATTGCTTTTTATTGTGATCGTCATGCTGCAAATGGATGCATCGCTGGCCCTGGCAACATTCTCCGTGCTGCCACTGATCATATTGGCCACGGCACTGTTCCGCCGTGTAGTGCGCGACTGTTACCGGCGAATTCGCACCGCGGTCGCCCGCATCAATGCACATCTCGCCGAGCATGTTACAGGCATGAGCGTGGTGCAGCTGTTCAATCGGGAAGACAAGAGTTTCGCGGAATTTGACCAGATCAACCAGGATCACAAGAAAGCGTTTCTTGATTCCGTCTTTGCCCATTCGGTCTTTTATCCTGCCGTGGAAATTCTAAGCGCAACCGCGATTGCCTTGATTCTTTGGTACGGCGGCCATCAAGTACTGGACGGCTCACTGACCATCGGAATCCTGGTTGCCTTTATTCAATATGCGCAGCGCTTCTTCCGCCCCATTCAGGACTTGAGCGAGAAGTACAATATTTTGCAAGGAGCCATGGCCAGCTCCGAACGAATATTCCGGCTGATCGATGAGCCCGTCACCATTGAGTCTCCCGTGCAGCCGACCGCAATGCCATCTGGCGAGCAGTCTACAGGACAAATCGAATTTCGCAATGTCTGGTTTGCCTATGAAGACGAGAACTGGATATTACGCAACATCAACCTGACGATTGACTCCGGTCAAACCATCGCCGTAGTGGGCCATACCGGCGCGGGAAAGACAACGCTGACTAGCCTGCTGCTGCGTTTTTATGACGTGCAGAAAGGTCAGGTGCTGATTGATGGCCGCGACGTCCGGCAGTGGAACCTGCAGGAACTCCGCCGCCGTTTCGGTGTGGTGCTTCAGGACCCCTATCTCTTTTCTGGAACGATTGAGAGTAACATACGACTGGGAACCCCCGACATCACGCGCCAGGATGTGGAGGATGCGATAGAAGAAGTAAACTTGGCGGAGTTTATTCGATCGCTTCCTGAGGGTCATCAGGAGGAAGTTCGCGAGCGAGGCAGCTCACTATCCGTAGGTCAAAAACAATTGATCAGCTTCGCGCGCGCTCTGGCACACGACCCGCAGATTCTGATTCTCGATGAAGCGACTTCCAGCGTCGATACCGAAACCGAATTGCGCGTGCGCGATGCGCTGACTCGAATGATCACGAATCGCACTTCCATTATCATCGCGCACAGGCTTTCCACCATTCAGCGCGCCGATCGTATAATCGTGATGCACAAGGGCGAAATTCGGGAATCGGGTTCCCATCAAGAGTTGTTGGCGCAGAGAGGGCTATACTGGCGGCTTTATCAACTTCAATACAAGGAGCAGGAGATTGCTGTTAAATAAATTGAATCGCACTGTCAGAGCTGCTCGAATGAATATTCGTCTATCTGAAATGCCTGCCTCAAGTAAGAGTGTCTTCGCATTGATCCTGCTTTTCACAATGATTCCCGTTATAAGTGTCGGTGGCGTTCAACAAAACCCGCCGCGAGCCCTGCGTGTTTATACCAATGACGATATCCCACCCAGGTCTGAATCCGCGCCAGTTGGTGCCGCTTCGCCAAATGAAGCCAGCAATGACAGTGGGCCTGCGTCCTCCAATCCAGCAGAAGTAGGCAAGGTGGCGCCCTTTGTGCCGACACCAATGGATGTGGTTGAGAAAATGCTGGAGATCGCCAAGGTAACCTCCGCCGATGTTGTTTATGATCTCGGTTCGGGTGATGGGCGCATTGTCCTGACCGCCGCCGCAAAATACGGAGCGAAGGCTGTGGGCGTGGAGTTGGATAGGGACCTAGCAACGGAGTCCGAAGCAGAAGCAAAGCGCCGCAACCTGGACAAACTGGTAACGATCATTCAGGGCGATTTATTCCTGACCAACGTAAAACCGGCCAGTGTGGTTACGGTCTATCTCTTGCAGGCTGCCAACCGGCAGCTATCGCCAATATTAGAGAAAGACCTCAAGCCCGGAACTCGTGTCGTGGCGCATGACATACGAATCCCGGACTGGAAACCGGTCGAAGAATTGTCGATGAAATCAGATGGCATACAACATTACATCTATCTGTACCGCATCCCCGATTCCTTTAAAAAATAGACTTGCGCAGATGGGAAGCCTAGCATGAACTGGATTTGCGGGTGGAGACTCCCTGCCCTGCGAGAAATGATAGTGGATAGTTTAGCGCAGCACGGGCTGTATTGGAGTGAGGCGGAAGGCTTCGGCGCTTTGCTCACGACGTGAATAAATTGAGTCCCGGACTACCGGGAGATATCCCGCCAACTCAATATTACGGCGCAATTCCGCCTCTTCCGCGACCAGACTATCGGGCGCTCCGGCGACAACATTTTCTTCCAGCACCACGCTGCCCGTGTCATTCGCGCCGAACTCCAGAGACCGTCTACCCGTTTCCAAGCCTACTGTCAGCCAAGACGATTGTAGATTCTCGAAGTTATCCAGATAGACTCGCGCCAAGGCCTGCATCCGCAAGTATTCTTCATTTGATGGTTTCTGCTTGGGGAGTATGGACGGATGTTGCGCTCCGATCTGGTATGGCCAAACGATCATAGCGACAAATCCATCCGTTTCATCCTGCAACTGGCGTAACCGATCGAAGTGATTCAGTCGATGCTCTAGTGTCTCGCCAAAGCCGAACACCATCGTCGCAGTGGTTCGGATGCCCAAGCGATGCGCGGTGCGATGCACGGTGAGCCACTGCTCCGTGTTGATCTTCAGCGGACTGATGCGTTGA
Proteins encoded:
- a CDS encoding SAM-dependent methyltransferase translates to MLLNKLNRTVRAARMNIRLSEMPASSKSVFALILLFTMIPVISVGGVQQNPPRALRVYTNDDIPPRSESAPVGAASPNEASNDSGPASSNPAEVGKVAPFVPTPMDVVEKMLEIAKVTSADVVYDLGSGDGRIVLTAAAKYGAKAVGVELDRDLATESEAEAKRRNLDKLVTIIQGDLFLTNVKPASVVTVYLLQAANRQLSPILEKDLKPGTRVVAHDIRIPDWKPVEELSMKSDGIQHYIYLYRIPDSFKK
- a CDS encoding CofH family radical SAM protein, which codes for MNREQARELFHGDLASLGEAASAIRFAKHPERLVSYTIQRTVNYTNVCNAYCSFCSFYRPPGSKEGYVLSEDMIFQKIEDAISLGAVGIFIQGGDHPDLKIEYYESLLRKVKQRFGIWLHSFSASEIANLAAVSGLTLEHALGRLRDAGLDSIPGAGAEILDDEIRQRISPLKINTEQWLTVHRTAHRLGIRTTATMVFGFGETLEHRLNHFDRLRQLQDETDGFVAMIVWPYQIGAQHPSILPKQKPSNEEYLRMQALARVYLDNFENLQSSWLTVGLETGRRSLEFGANDTGSVVLEENVVAGAPDSLVAEEAELRRNIELAGYLPVVRDSIYSRREQSAEAFRLTPIQPVLR
- a CDS encoding ABC transporter ATP-binding protein, whose protein sequence is MKTWQDLRPLFPYLRPYRQRYLLGLGSLLAEVFFWVAVPQIIRFAIDDLTQGVSSDKLIQYAALLFVAALCKGFFLYWTRMIIIGISRDAEYALRNDLYRHLTRLSLSFFQRNRVGDIMSRSTNDLNAVRMLLGPGIMYSGRTLVIMAGAIAIMAHISPKLTLYTFTLAPVIAGIVVYFGKRIHHRFEAIQAMMSDISARVQESLAGIRVLRAYAQEESDLAQFQTLNRDFMERNRKLIRVWGMFYPILEVLMGLVTVTVLWAGGREVARGAITIGDFVAFNVYMAQLAWPMVALGWVVNLHQRGLASLKRLDTILSEAPEIADDPMAHLISMPAPKDGVSEQTKGASIEFRSLSFSYNGVPATSAAALSEQSGKGTQSRKDRRVLQEINLLIPAGSTVAIVGPTGCGKSTLVNLIPRLFEVPTGTILIDGVEIHQYRLADLRRMIGFVPQETFLFSETVRENIAFGVEQSSEEEVRQAAEVAGLLSDIDGFPRGFETMVGERGITLSGGQKQRAAIARAVVRDPRIVILDDALSSVDTYTEELILMRLQRVLRGRTAVIISHRTSTVKHADLIVVLVDGAIVERGTHAELMQSGTYYPELYQKQLLEEELEKA
- a CDS encoding anhydro-N-acetylmuramic acid kinase, translating into MLVAGMMSGTSADAIDVAIVEIRGRAWNARVKLRAFQSFPYSDAVRTRILAIAGGEASSAGEISQLNFLLGELFARACLSTCRRSRIPIASVGLVGSHGQTIYHQSKSSNELGIKVRSTFQIGEPAIIAERTGVTTIADFRPSDMASGGQGAPLVPYFDYLIYRHKTRGRVALNLGGIANLTAIPPGAPSEDVFAFDTGPGNMLMDILASKATNGRLRYDHDGLMASRGKICERMIRELVRQKYFNRKPPKSTGREQFGADYLQEHFVRKIGGSGGSLMDALATVTAFTAETIAHAIGKFVLTQFPIRECFVSGGGVNNPFLMNQLGIRLQEATRKSGATMPIRIINTENSAIPSKAKEATAFAMLAYQTFHQEVSSLPSATGANHPAILGKIILGQKSRVDYQ
- the nagZ gene encoding beta-N-acetylhexosaminidase gives rise to the protein MSTEARLRSSDIIFLPMNPLRKLAGQLLTIGIEGQDAGAECRDLISTVEPGGVIFFQHNIANEQQFAILVSQVSELLSDTHPYLALDLEGGLVDRFRELIGPLPSVQRAVQAGLAAELGEVAGRELAAFSLNVDFAPVLDLGSDESKEVMGTRTAGSSPTRVALFAQDFLDGLEKLGIIGCGKHFPGLGGGTIDSHMGMPTIVKNLSALWDQDLLPYRELSGQLPMVMVAHAWYPEVERELCGTTSPRPATLSPAIINQLLRKRIGYEGLIVCDDLEMGGALVGRSIEEAAVGAIRAGCDILLVCHNAANVEKVHTALVIEAERSTEFRGLIEKVAARITAAKMRHLGISTPGKAAERDFNDLRNRLQQLTELIDKRIADSSQRPAITGK
- a CDS encoding ABC transporter ATP-binding protein, whose protein sequence is MRGGGSGSGGGKLAGSPGKGGQAGRGDHREEEVLGKAYDSRLMRRLLTYLIPYWPTVLVASLAMILHSLLQVVGPFLTKIAVDRYLVATDRQPTFLDSYLSPESLSGLTQITLLYFATLIVLFGLEYLQTYFMQMVGQHAMFDLRSQMFSHLHRLPTQFFDHNPVGRLVTRITGDVDVLNEMFTSGVVAVFGDFFSLLFIVIVMLQMDASLALATFSVLPLIILATALFRRVVRDCYRRIRTAVARINAHLAEHVTGMSVVQLFNREDKSFAEFDQINQDHKKAFLDSVFAHSVFYPAVEILSATAIALILWYGGHQVLDGSLTIGILVAFIQYAQRFFRPIQDLSEKYNILQGAMASSERIFRLIDEPVTIESPVQPTAMPSGEQSTGQIEFRNVWFAYEDENWILRNINLTIDSGQTIAVVGHTGAGKTTLTSLLLRFYDVQKGQVLIDGRDVRQWNLQELRRRFGVVLQDPYLFSGTIESNIRLGTPDITRQDVEDAIEEVNLAEFIRSLPEGHQEEVRERGSSLSVGQKQLISFARALAHDPQILILDEATSSVDTETELRVRDALTRMITNRTSIIIAHRLSTIQRADRIIVMHKGEIRESGSHQELLAQRGLYWRLYQLQYKEQEIAVK